A genomic stretch from Microtus ochrogaster isolate Prairie Vole_2 linkage group LG10, MicOch1.0, whole genome shotgun sequence includes:
- the Bet1 gene encoding BET1 homolog, whose amino-acid sequence MRRAGLGDGAAPGSYGNYGYASSGYNACEEENDRLTESLRSKVDAIKSLSIEIGHEVRNQNKLLSEMDSQFDSTTGFLGKTMGRLKILSRGSQTKLLCYMMLFSLFVFFVIYWIMKLR is encoded by the exons ATGAGGCGTGCAGGCCTGG GTGACGGAGCAGCTCCTGGCAGCTATGGGAACTATGGCTATGCCAGTAGTGGATATAATGCCTGTGAAGAAGAGAACGACAGACTCACCGAAAGTCTGAGGAGCAAAGTGGATGCTATCAAATCT CTTTCCATTGAAATAGGCCATGAAgttagaaaccaaaacaaactattATCTGAAATG GATTCACAGTTTGATTCTACAACTGGATTTCTAGGTAAAACCATGGGAAGACTGAAGATTTTGTCCAGAGGAAGCCAAACAAAATTACTATGCTATATgatgttgttttcattgtttgtcttttttgtcatttattgGATTATGAAACTGAGGTGA